GTTGATAATTACCTTTCTCTACAATCCAAAGTACCGCATAAGCTCCTGTACCATCGCCATTATTGGCTACAAGGTATAAAGTTGATGTTTGGGGGGCAAAATATACCTCAGTTGCCTTTAAATTGGGTTCATATAAACTTTGTAGGGCTATTTTGGGTAAGTTCAATTGTTTTTTACCAATTTGAATGCTTATTTTTTTATATAAGCTTTGCGGAATCGTGCCGTCTGTCCCCCAAATATCCTTGAAGTCTATCGTTTCAAGTGTTTTGTTACCATATTGCAAGGAATGTTTTTTAGCCTGAAAATCGGCTATGGCTATTGTTACAGAAATATCGTCAGCTTGAAAAACTTTACTTTTTTCTGCCAACTCGGTACATGGCACTACCTGTAATTTTGACAAAAACTTGGCTTTTGAACTTGGAATATAGCCCGTATAAGCTTTTTGATTAGTTTCGTACGAGATATTCAACCAGTTTCCTTCTTTGCCAACCACAAAGGCAATGGCGTTTTGGTGGAGGGTATCCACAATATTTTTGGCGGTTTGCTGTGGCGAACTTCGTACCAATACCTTGGGGTCTTTGCTATCAATCAAAACAAACTGAGCATAACCCGATGAAATACACCAACAAAATAGCAAGAATGTTTTCATAAGAAAGAATATTTATACGTAAAAACCTCCTTCAACATCACTTATGAATAACTGTAATATTATAGAATAATTTACTCATTTTTCATTGATATTTCCTCTTACAATCCATACTTTTTTGTATTTAAGCCGATTCTTAGTCTACACTATTACCCGTACGTATACTATAAAAAACAGAGCCGAATACTATTTTATAGACATTATTGCTTATCAATTAAAAAATGAGTTTGAGCTTTTATTTTTAAATCACTTATATTTGTGTAATAATTATAGCATGTTGAAATATAAGCCATGTCATTTCGATGATATAACCATACTTAACGCCAAGTATTTCACTGCCATAAGTTTCGCCAGTTTATCTGTGTTTTTGATTAAAAATACGAACCACTCCATAAAACAAATAAAAAATACTTCTTCTACTTACTAACAGCCATACTACTAAGTATATGCCTAAGTTTTAAATTGATGTGGTGTAAGTTTTATTAGATACACACAATTATTAATATATAAATAAGTCATCTTATAACCATAGGCTGCTGTGCTACAGCGGGCTATGAAAGGTAGGCTATTCATCAATGAGCTCAAAAAAAATACTGCCATATTTGTTATTATTCTTACTACCATTTGGTTACCAATCGGTTGGGCAAGTATTGCCCTTAACCCGCTCCGATTCGGGACGAGTAATCGAATTTCAAGCTAAGTACGCCAATTATCTGAGCGACAACAATTATAAAGAAGCCTCTCGAATGATGAACGAAATAGGCTTTATTTATTGGAATTATAACCAATACAAAAAGGCTATTAGTTTTTATGAAAGAAGTTTGAAGCTCAATGCTACTATTGAAAACAGCAATGGTATAGCCATGATTCACAACAACTTGGGTATGCTGTACGCCGATGTCGAAGACTACGACAAAGCTTTGTACCATTTTACACAAACGCTTGCCGCCCGACGTTCACAGAAGGAATCCTATAGTATTATTTCGTCATTGATTAACCGCTCGGTTGTTTATAATAATATCAAAAAATACAATTTGGCCATTACCGATTTGCAAGAAGCCCTCAATTTGGCTCGTGAGCTAAACGATATTAAGCAGATGGCAAGTACCTACGCCATGTTAAGCGAATCGTACGAAAAAGCAGGGAATGTTGATGAATCGCTCAAATATTTTGAACTATATAAGTCTTTTCACGACCAGATTCAAAAAAAGGAAGTCAATAAATTGGCGAGCGAATTGGAAGCTGAAAGCCTCAAAAAGCAACTTGCCGAAGCTACCGCCAAAACCAAGGCTTTAGAATTGGAAAAAAACGAGATTAAGCTCAAAGAAAGTGGCGAGCAGCTCGAAAGTGCAATGTCCAAAAATGATAACCTTTATCAAAACCTCACTCGTGCCGAAATGCTAGTGGAGCTACAAAAACAGCACCTAAAAGCCGAACAAGCCGATGCCGATGCCGATGCCATTCAGGCCAAAAATATTGTCTTAGAAAAAGAGCAAAAATATATCTATATCATTACAGGTATTGTCAGTTGGTTTATATTGGCTATTACCTTGATTGTGTATTTGAATAGCCGCAAAACCAAAGCTAAAAATCAACAGTTGCACGAACAAAATTTGGCTATTGCCAAGCAAAAAGAGCAGTTAGAGGTTTCAAACGATGTGAAAAATAGAATTTTCTCTATTATTGCTCACGACCTCCGCGGGCCAATAGGTTCGTTGCAAGGCTTTTTTATGATTATCGAAGAATTTTATGTCGATATTCCCGAAGATTTAAAACAAATTTTGAGTCAACTACGTACCGAAAACGCTCAGGTATCTACCATTTTGGATAACCTCCTCAACTGGGCTAAAACCCAAATGGCGGAACTCAAACCAAAATTACAAGAAGTCAATATCAATTTATTGGTTGAAGAAAATATCAAGCTATTACAGCGTTCGGCCGAAGCCAAAAACATACAGATTATCGACGAAGTACCTGAAGGCTTAGTGGCTCAATCCGACCTTGAAATGACCAAAATTGTTTTAAGAAATTTAATCCAAAATGCAATTAAATTTACCAAGCAAAATGGCAAAATACATATTCAGGCCCATTTACGAGACGATACTACAGTAGAAATTACTGTAAAAGATAGTGGCGTTGGCATGAGTGAAGAAAAAATTAGTACCTTATTTAGCCTCAAAAACAATAAGTCTACTTACGGTACCAACAACGAAAAAGGTACAGGCCTTGGCCTTATTCTTTGCAATGATTTAGTAAAAATATGCAATGGACAACTAGAAGTTGCCAGCGAAATCAATAAAGGAACGACCGTTACAATAACCCTGAATTCTAGCAAATGATGCGTAAATACATCTCAACATTAGTGATCTTAGCAGTATGTGTATTGGGTGCTGCTGCCCAAAATAGTAAACCTAAATATTATACCGATACAACATCGGGCAAATTGTACTGGAATAAAAAGTTACCTGTATATATCTGGGTGTCAACTACGCCCGACCATGCCGAGGAACTACTAAATAAATCGCCCAACGCCAAATATTCAGTACCATTTTATTTAGATACGGAAGGGGTTAACTTTATTCGTTCAAAAAATGCCGTAGACCCCGAAACAAAGGCTATGGTTGAGCCACCACAAGAAGTTAAACTTGAAATCTACG
The DNA window shown above is from Flectobacillus major DSM 103 and carries:
- a CDS encoding tetratricopeptide repeat-containing sensor histidine kinase, with protein sequence MSSKKILPYLLLFLLPFGYQSVGQVLPLTRSDSGRVIEFQAKYANYLSDNNYKEASRMMNEIGFIYWNYNQYKKAISFYERSLKLNATIENSNGIAMIHNNLGMLYADVEDYDKALYHFTQTLAARRSQKESYSIISSLINRSVVYNNIKKYNLAITDLQEALNLARELNDIKQMASTYAMLSESYEKAGNVDESLKYFELYKSFHDQIQKKEVNKLASELEAESLKKQLAEATAKTKALELEKNEIKLKESGEQLESAMSKNDNLYQNLTRAEMLVELQKQHLKAEQADADADAIQAKNIVLEKEQKYIYIITGIVSWFILAITLIVYLNSRKTKAKNQQLHEQNLAIAKQKEQLEVSNDVKNRIFSIIAHDLRGPIGSLQGFFMIIEEFYVDIPEDLKQILSQLRTENAQVSTILDNLLNWAKTQMAELKPKLQEVNINLLVEENIKLLQRSAEAKNIQIIDEVPEGLVAQSDLEMTKIVLRNLIQNAIKFTKQNGKIHIQAHLRDDTTVEITVKDSGVGMSEEKISTLFSLKNNKSTYGTNNEKGTGLGLILCNDLVKICNGQLEVASEINKGTTVTITLNSSK